From Scleropages formosus chromosome 1, fSclFor1.1, whole genome shotgun sequence, a single genomic window includes:
- the LOC108920355 gene encoding adhesion G protein-coupled receptor F5-like isoform X2: protein MFVDPALSQTFNYFIAIEVNVSDISVVNQLRSLLNYVQFPYMISNTIEIDSANLTTVCSPNGTGYQCKCEDQLAWSYNTCLTYTSCGNDYNNYSCGCINGLPPDGESCGYIQPTIPPSPPSSATPTPTPSSPTTENSTETNSTTLSPPPSSPTPTPTTTLSPPPSSPTPTPSFPTTENSTETNSTTLSPPPSSPTPTPSSPTTENSTEANSTTLSPPPSSPTPTPSSPTTENSTEANSTIPPPTPSSATPTPSPTTTEISTETTTPPTTSSAVTPKFQVEMSFKILDTFTTDLLDPTSVKYIKFKDDIQNALTANYQYLPGFLSVIVTGFRAGSVITDFVVNTNNVSDAAIVAANTQIVKDLKIKDYIIDPNSFQALINGTEPFSITPSPVLSGNVMQMNCSPPDAMSVQSVTWKFNNSPLPNSGRYTIINQPPTLVVLNVKTDDSGVYSCVVTDNILTYTHQQVITIQPQPPIINLPLSQIYVRCGNQNIPMKCCVTYSTPGTLQINWLDNSGNQLPSSSDVMLSINERCITYTLPVTQQNCANKKFTCQVMNGKINMTAVAQLNFLAAGALLTCNDPLYGNGTDGSVAVVGCPQNFEGNLTATCINKQWQVADNCVLSVIKQIATESENLTALMVPGIATQLANAVQSNRQQIQDSPATVSAVVNILNKIAEVSKNVTEDVIQNVLETVNILVSPNTTKTWSTLNNNNENKNTSARLLGSMETISGSLAQDYISINKENLNLQKTLFSRNFSTDLNSSHILIPDTGSPNVTAITTIVFTTMNIVLPARNSTETANTTNNTNVINGIVMLVKSDTIVKNVSISFNKQNTSLGNPQCVFWNFTLFGEAGGWDSSGCTVLDDKNDSITCSCNHLTSFSILMSPFIPEAIRILLDFITYIGVSISLLSLVLCLIIEAFVWTVVTKNSTAYMRHVSIVNIAVSLLMADIWFMVGAGISDIGHSTPVGSCTAATFFTHFFYLALFFWMLISALLLLYRMVMVFSDMSKCAMMSIAFTVGYGAPLIIAVITIAVTAPQHGYFRQDSACWLNWAQTKALLAFVIPALTIVAINLLILIVVLVKILMRGVGENRQPEEKNALVVVARCVVILTPLFGLTWGFGIGTMVAPESVGFHVVFAVLNSFQGLFILIFGTLLDSRVRAAIVGRFSFVHTLSGRTRTSSGGASSSSRFSRFRRERRNAYNVSDVAASSQSGASESFINI from the exons ATGTTTGTTGACCCAGCTCTCAGTCAGACCTTCAATTACTTTATCGCCATTGAGGTGAACGTCTCCGATATCAGTGTGGTGAATCAGCTGAGGAGCCTTTTGAATTACGTACAGTTCCCCTATATGATAAGCAATACGATTGAAATCGACTCTGCGAACTTAACAACTG TGTGCTCTCCAAACGGAACTGGATACCAGTGCAAATGCGAGGACCAGCTAGCATGGTCGTACAACACCTGCCTTACATACACATCCTGCGGTAATGACTACAACAATTACTCGTGCGGATGCATCAATGGCTTGCCACCTGACGGAGAGTCCTGCGGGTACATACAGC CTACCATCCCGCCTTCTCCACCCTCTTCTGCTACACCTACACCTACACCAA GCTCTCCAACAACAGAAAACTCTACAGAAACAAATT CTACCACCCTGTCTCCTCCACCCTCTTCTCCTACACCTACACCAA CTACCACCCTGTCTCCTCCACCCTCTTCTCCTACACCTACACCAA GCTTTCCAACAACAGAAAACTCTACAGAAACAAATT CTACCACCCTGTCTCCTCCACCCTCTTCTCCTACACCTACACCAA GCTCTCCAACAACAGAAAACTCTACAGAAGCAAATT CTACCACCCTGTCTCCTCCACCCTCTTCTCCTACACCTACACCAA GCTCTCCAACAACAGAAAACTCTACAGAAGCAAATT CTACCATTCCACCTCCTACACCCTCTTCTGCTACACCTACACCAA GTCCTACAACAACGGAAATCTCTACAGAAACAACTA CTCCTCCAACAACATCCAGTGCAGTAACCCCTA aaTTTCAAGTGGAGATGTCATTTAAAATCTTGGATACTTTCACTACTGACTTACTAGATCCAACAtcagtaaaatatataaaattcaaAGATGACATTCAGAATGCA CTCACAGCAAATTACCAATATTTACCAGGGTTCCTTAGCGTAATTGTCACTGGATTCAG GGCCGGCAGTGTGATCACAGATTTTGTGGTGAATACAAACAATGTGAGCGATGCAGCAATTGTAGCAGCAAACACCCAAATCGTAAAGGATCTTAAGATCAAGGATTACATCATTGATCCAAATTCCTTCCAAGCACTTATTAATG GAACGGAACCCTTCAGTATAACCCCTTCTCCTGTATTATCTGGCAACGTTATGCAGATGAATTGCTCTCCACCAGACGCAATGTCAGTTCAGTCTGTGACATGGAAATTTAATAACAGTCCACTGCCAAATTCTGGAAGATACACAATCATCAATCAGCCACCAACACTTGTGGTCCTGAATGTGAAAACTGATGACAGTG GAGTCTATTCGTGTGTTGTGACGGACAATATTCTGACGTATACCCACCAACAAGTCATTACTATTCAACCACAGCCACCAATAATAAACCTGCCCCTTTCACAAATTTATGTGCGCTGTGGCAATCAGAACATACCCATGAAATGCTGTGTGACGTACAGCACTCCTGGAACACTACAGATAAATTGGCTGGATAATAGTGGAAACCAACTGCCATCTTCATCCG atGTAATGCTGTCTATCAACGAAAGATGCATTACATATACATTGCCTGTTACACAACAAAATTGTGCAAATAAAAAGTTTACTTGCCAGGTtatgaatggaaaaataaatatgacagcAGTGGCTCAACTGAACTTTTTAGCCGCAG gtgcactgctgacctgtAATGACCCACTATATGGCAATGGAACAGACGGAAGCGTAGCTGTTGTAGGTTGCCCTCAGAATTTTGAAGGCAACCTAACTGCAACATGTATTAATAAACAGTGGCAAGTAGCTGACAACTGTGTTCTGAGTGTCATCAAGCAGATAGCAACCGAGTCGGAG AATTTGACGGCTCTTATGGTTCCAGGAATTGCAACCCAGCTAGCAAATGCTGTACAAAGTAATCGACAACAAATACAGGATTCACCTGCAACAGTCTCTGCAGTTGTGAATATTCTCAACAAAATTGCAGAAGTTTCTAAAAACGTTACCGAAGACGTGATACAA AATGTGCTGGagactgtaaatattttagtgTCTCCAAACACAACCAAAACCTGGAGTACattaaacaacaacaacgagAATAAAAACACGAGCGCAAGATTACTGGGATCCATGGAAACCATTTCAGGCTCTCTGGCACAAGACTACATCTCGATAAATAAGGAGAACCTCAACTTACAGAAAACTCTATTTTCACGAAACTTTAGCACAGATCTGAACTCATCTCATATATTAATCCCAGATACAGGTTCTCCCAATGTCACAGCAATCACGACCATTGTCTTCACGACTATGAACATTGTCTTACCAGCAAGAAACAGCACTGAGACCGCAAATACTACAAACAACACAAACGTAATCAACGGAATTGTGATGTTAGTGAAGTCAGACACCATAGTTAAAAACGTGTCCATTagttttaacaaacaaaatacaagtCTGGGCAATCCACAGTGTGTCTTTTGGAACTTCACACTCTTTGGCGAAGCTGGGGGCTGGGACAGCTCAGGCTGCACGGTACTGGATGACAAGAATGACAGCATCACATGTTCCTGCAATCACCTCACTTCTTTCTCCATTTTAATGTCACCATTCATACCTGAAGCAATAAGGATTCTTCTCGATTTCATCACTTACATTGGAGTGAGCATATCATTGCTCAGTCTGGTCTTATGCCTGATTATTGAAGCATTTGTGTGGACTGTAGTGACCAAGAACAGCACAGCATACATGCGCCATGTCTCCATAGTGAACATAGCTGTGTCGCTGCTCATGGCCGATATATGGTTCATGGTTGGAGCGGGGATATCTGATATTGGTCATTCAACGCCTGTGGGTTCTTGTACTGCAGCCACCTTCTTTACTCACTTTTTCTACCTCGCCCTATTCTTCTGGATGCTCATCTCAGctctcctgctcttgtaccgTATGGTCATGGTGTTCTCCGACATGTCAAAGTGCGCCATGATGTCGATTGCCTTCACAGTAGGGTATGGAGCACCCCTTATTATTGCTGTGATAACGATCGCTGTCACCGCACCGCAGCACGGCTACTTCAGGCAGGACAGTGCTTGCTGGCTCAACTGGGCCCAGACCAAGGCCCTCCTGGCTTTTGTGATCCCAGCCTTGACCATTGTTGCAATCAACCTCCTCATCCTGATTGTGGTTCTGGTCAAGATTCTCATGAGGGGTGTGGGTGAGAACCGGCAGCCTGAAGAGAAGAATGCCTTGGTGGTTGTCGCCAGGTGTGTTGTCATTCTGACGCCCCTCTTCGGTCTCACCTGGGGCTTTGGGATTGGCACAATGGTGGCACCGGAAAGTGTTGGATTCCACGTGGTTTTTGCAGTTCTCAACTCATTCCAG GGCTTGTTTATTCTAATATTTGGAACACTTCTAGACAGCAGG GTTCGAGCAGCAATTGTAGGAAGATTTTCATTTGTGCATACTCTCTCTGGACGTACAAGG ACTTCCAGTGGGGGTGCATCCTCATCCAGCAGGTTCTCACGCTTCAGAAGGGAAAGAAGAA ATGCATACAATGTGTCAGATGTTGCAGCCTCAAGTCAGTCTGGTGCTTCTGAGTCTTTTATCAACATTTAG
- the LOC108920355 gene encoding adhesion G protein-coupled receptor F5-like isoform X7, producing MFVDPALSQTFNYFIAIEVNVSDISVVNQLRSLLNYVQFPYMISNTIEIDSANLTTVCSPNGTGYQCKCEDQLAWSYNTCLTYTSCGNDYNNYSCGCINGLPPDGESCGYIQPTIPPSPPSSATPTPTPSSPTTENSTETNSTTLSPPPSSPTPTPSSPTTENSTEANSTTLSPPPSSPTPTPSSPTTENSTEANSTIPPPTPSSATPTPSPTTTEISTETTTPPTTSSAVTPKFQVEMSFKILDTFTTDLLDPTSVKYIKFKDDIQNALTANYQYLPGFLSVIVTGFRAGSVITDFVVNTNNVSDAAIVAANTQIVKDLKIKDYIIDPNSFQALINGTEPFSITPSPVLSGNVMQMNCSPPDAMSVQSVTWKFNNSPLPNSGRYTIINQPPTLVVLNVKTDDSGVYSCVVTDNILTYTHQQVITIQPQPPIINLPLSQIYVRCGNQNIPMKCCVTYSTPGTLQINWLDNSGNQLPSSSDVMLSINERCITYTLPVTQQNCANKKFTCQVMNGKINMTAVAQLNFLAAGALLTCNDPLYGNGTDGSVAVVGCPQNFEGNLTATCINKQWQVADNCVLSVIKQIATESENLTALMVPGIATQLANAVQSNRQQIQDSPATVSAVVNILNKIAEVSKNVTEDVIQNVLETVNILVSPNTTKTWSTLNNNNENKNTSARLLGSMETISGSLAQDYISINKENLNLQKTLFSRNFSTDLNSSHILIPDTGSPNVTAITTIVFTTMNIVLPARNSTETANTTNNTNVINGIVMLVKSDTIVKNVSISFNKQNTSLGNPQCVFWNFTLFGEAGGWDSSGCTVLDDKNDSITCSCNHLTSFSILMSPFIPEAIRILLDFITYIGVSISLLSLVLCLIIEAFVWTVVTKNSTAYMRHVSIVNIAVSLLMADIWFMVGAGISDIGHSTPVGSCTAATFFTHFFYLALFFWMLISALLLLYRMVMVFSDMSKCAMMSIAFTVGYGAPLIIAVITIAVTAPQHGYFRQDSACWLNWAQTKALLAFVIPALTIVAINLLILIVVLVKILMRGVGENRQPEEKNALVVVARCVVILTPLFGLTWGFGIGTMVAPESVGFHVVFAVLNSFQGLFILIFGTLLDSRVRAAIVGRFSFVHTLSGRTRTSSGGASSSSRFSRFRRERRNAYNVSDVAASSQSGASESFINI from the exons ATGTTTGTTGACCCAGCTCTCAGTCAGACCTTCAATTACTTTATCGCCATTGAGGTGAACGTCTCCGATATCAGTGTGGTGAATCAGCTGAGGAGCCTTTTGAATTACGTACAGTTCCCCTATATGATAAGCAATACGATTGAAATCGACTCTGCGAACTTAACAACTG TGTGCTCTCCAAACGGAACTGGATACCAGTGCAAATGCGAGGACCAGCTAGCATGGTCGTACAACACCTGCCTTACATACACATCCTGCGGTAATGACTACAACAATTACTCGTGCGGATGCATCAATGGCTTGCCACCTGACGGAGAGTCCTGCGGGTACATACAGC CTACCATCCCGCCTTCTCCACCCTCTTCTGCTACACCTACACCTACACCAA GCTCTCCAACAACAGAAAACTCTACAGAAACAAATT CTACCACCCTGTCTCCTCCACCCTCTTCTCCTACACCTACACCAA GCTCTCCAACAACAGAAAACTCTACAGAAGCAAATT CTACCACCCTGTCTCCTCCACCCTCTTCTCCTACACCTACACCAA GCTCTCCAACAACAGAAAACTCTACAGAAGCAAATT CTACCATTCCACCTCCTACACCCTCTTCTGCTACACCTACACCAA GTCCTACAACAACGGAAATCTCTACAGAAACAACTA CTCCTCCAACAACATCCAGTGCAGTAACCCCTA aaTTTCAAGTGGAGATGTCATTTAAAATCTTGGATACTTTCACTACTGACTTACTAGATCCAACAtcagtaaaatatataaaattcaaAGATGACATTCAGAATGCA CTCACAGCAAATTACCAATATTTACCAGGGTTCCTTAGCGTAATTGTCACTGGATTCAG GGCCGGCAGTGTGATCACAGATTTTGTGGTGAATACAAACAATGTGAGCGATGCAGCAATTGTAGCAGCAAACACCCAAATCGTAAAGGATCTTAAGATCAAGGATTACATCATTGATCCAAATTCCTTCCAAGCACTTATTAATG GAACGGAACCCTTCAGTATAACCCCTTCTCCTGTATTATCTGGCAACGTTATGCAGATGAATTGCTCTCCACCAGACGCAATGTCAGTTCAGTCTGTGACATGGAAATTTAATAACAGTCCACTGCCAAATTCTGGAAGATACACAATCATCAATCAGCCACCAACACTTGTGGTCCTGAATGTGAAAACTGATGACAGTG GAGTCTATTCGTGTGTTGTGACGGACAATATTCTGACGTATACCCACCAACAAGTCATTACTATTCAACCACAGCCACCAATAATAAACCTGCCCCTTTCACAAATTTATGTGCGCTGTGGCAATCAGAACATACCCATGAAATGCTGTGTGACGTACAGCACTCCTGGAACACTACAGATAAATTGGCTGGATAATAGTGGAAACCAACTGCCATCTTCATCCG atGTAATGCTGTCTATCAACGAAAGATGCATTACATATACATTGCCTGTTACACAACAAAATTGTGCAAATAAAAAGTTTACTTGCCAGGTtatgaatggaaaaataaatatgacagcAGTGGCTCAACTGAACTTTTTAGCCGCAG gtgcactgctgacctgtAATGACCCACTATATGGCAATGGAACAGACGGAAGCGTAGCTGTTGTAGGTTGCCCTCAGAATTTTGAAGGCAACCTAACTGCAACATGTATTAATAAACAGTGGCAAGTAGCTGACAACTGTGTTCTGAGTGTCATCAAGCAGATAGCAACCGAGTCGGAG AATTTGACGGCTCTTATGGTTCCAGGAATTGCAACCCAGCTAGCAAATGCTGTACAAAGTAATCGACAACAAATACAGGATTCACCTGCAACAGTCTCTGCAGTTGTGAATATTCTCAACAAAATTGCAGAAGTTTCTAAAAACGTTACCGAAGACGTGATACAA AATGTGCTGGagactgtaaatattttagtgTCTCCAAACACAACCAAAACCTGGAGTACattaaacaacaacaacgagAATAAAAACACGAGCGCAAGATTACTGGGATCCATGGAAACCATTTCAGGCTCTCTGGCACAAGACTACATCTCGATAAATAAGGAGAACCTCAACTTACAGAAAACTCTATTTTCACGAAACTTTAGCACAGATCTGAACTCATCTCATATATTAATCCCAGATACAGGTTCTCCCAATGTCACAGCAATCACGACCATTGTCTTCACGACTATGAACATTGTCTTACCAGCAAGAAACAGCACTGAGACCGCAAATACTACAAACAACACAAACGTAATCAACGGAATTGTGATGTTAGTGAAGTCAGACACCATAGTTAAAAACGTGTCCATTagttttaacaaacaaaatacaagtCTGGGCAATCCACAGTGTGTCTTTTGGAACTTCACACTCTTTGGCGAAGCTGGGGGCTGGGACAGCTCAGGCTGCACGGTACTGGATGACAAGAATGACAGCATCACATGTTCCTGCAATCACCTCACTTCTTTCTCCATTTTAATGTCACCATTCATACCTGAAGCAATAAGGATTCTTCTCGATTTCATCACTTACATTGGAGTGAGCATATCATTGCTCAGTCTGGTCTTATGCCTGATTATTGAAGCATTTGTGTGGACTGTAGTGACCAAGAACAGCACAGCATACATGCGCCATGTCTCCATAGTGAACATAGCTGTGTCGCTGCTCATGGCCGATATATGGTTCATGGTTGGAGCGGGGATATCTGATATTGGTCATTCAACGCCTGTGGGTTCTTGTACTGCAGCCACCTTCTTTACTCACTTTTTCTACCTCGCCCTATTCTTCTGGATGCTCATCTCAGctctcctgctcttgtaccgTATGGTCATGGTGTTCTCCGACATGTCAAAGTGCGCCATGATGTCGATTGCCTTCACAGTAGGGTATGGAGCACCCCTTATTATTGCTGTGATAACGATCGCTGTCACCGCACCGCAGCACGGCTACTTCAGGCAGGACAGTGCTTGCTGGCTCAACTGGGCCCAGACCAAGGCCCTCCTGGCTTTTGTGATCCCAGCCTTGACCATTGTTGCAATCAACCTCCTCATCCTGATTGTGGTTCTGGTCAAGATTCTCATGAGGGGTGTGGGTGAGAACCGGCAGCCTGAAGAGAAGAATGCCTTGGTGGTTGTCGCCAGGTGTGTTGTCATTCTGACGCCCCTCTTCGGTCTCACCTGGGGCTTTGGGATTGGCACAATGGTGGCACCGGAAAGTGTTGGATTCCACGTGGTTTTTGCAGTTCTCAACTCATTCCAG GGCTTGTTTATTCTAATATTTGGAACACTTCTAGACAGCAGG GTTCGAGCAGCAATTGTAGGAAGATTTTCATTTGTGCATACTCTCTCTGGACGTACAAGG ACTTCCAGTGGGGGTGCATCCTCATCCAGCAGGTTCTCACGCTTCAGAAGGGAAAGAAGAA ATGCATACAATGTGTCAGATGTTGCAGCCTCAAGTCAGTCTGGTGCTTCTGAGTCTTTTATCAACATTTAG
- the LOC108920355 gene encoding adhesion G protein-coupled receptor F5-like isoform X1: MFVDPALSQTFNYFIAIEVNVSDISVVNQLRSLLNYVQFPYMISNTIEIDSANLTTVCSPNGTGYQCKCEDQLAWSYNTCLTYTSCGNDYNNYSCGCINGLPPDGESCGYIQPTIPPSPPSSATPTPTPSSPTTENSTETNSTTLSPPPSSPTPTPSSPTTENSTETNSTTLSPPPSSPTPTPSFPTTENSTETNSTTLSPPPSSPTPTPSSPTTENSTEANSTTLSPPPSSPTPTPSSPTTENSTEANSTIPPPTPSSATPTPSPTTTEISTETTTPPTTSSAVTPKFQVEMSFKILDTFTTDLLDPTSVKYIKFKDDIQNALTANYQYLPGFLSVIVTGFRAGSVITDFVVNTNNVSDAAIVAANTQIVKDLKIKDYIIDPNSFQALINGTEPFSITPSPVLSGNVMQMNCSPPDAMSVQSVTWKFNNSPLPNSGRYTIINQPPTLVVLNVKTDDSGVYSCVVTDNILTYTHQQVITIQPQPPIINLPLSQIYVRCGNQNIPMKCCVTYSTPGTLQINWLDNSGNQLPSSSDVMLSINERCITYTLPVTQQNCANKKFTCQVMNGKINMTAVAQLNFLAAGALLTCNDPLYGNGTDGSVAVVGCPQNFEGNLTATCINKQWQVADNCVLSVIKQIATESENLTALMVPGIATQLANAVQSNRQQIQDSPATVSAVVNILNKIAEVSKNVTEDVIQNVLETVNILVSPNTTKTWSTLNNNNENKNTSARLLGSMETISGSLAQDYISINKENLNLQKTLFSRNFSTDLNSSHILIPDTGSPNVTAITTIVFTTMNIVLPARNSTETANTTNNTNVINGIVMLVKSDTIVKNVSISFNKQNTSLGNPQCVFWNFTLFGEAGGWDSSGCTVLDDKNDSITCSCNHLTSFSILMSPFIPEAIRILLDFITYIGVSISLLSLVLCLIIEAFVWTVVTKNSTAYMRHVSIVNIAVSLLMADIWFMVGAGISDIGHSTPVGSCTAATFFTHFFYLALFFWMLISALLLLYRMVMVFSDMSKCAMMSIAFTVGYGAPLIIAVITIAVTAPQHGYFRQDSACWLNWAQTKALLAFVIPALTIVAINLLILIVVLVKILMRGVGENRQPEEKNALVVVARCVVILTPLFGLTWGFGIGTMVAPESVGFHVVFAVLNSFQGLFILIFGTLLDSRVRAAIVGRFSFVHTLSGRTRTSSGGASSSSRFSRFRRERRNAYNVSDVAASSQSGASESFINI, from the exons ATGTTTGTTGACCCAGCTCTCAGTCAGACCTTCAATTACTTTATCGCCATTGAGGTGAACGTCTCCGATATCAGTGTGGTGAATCAGCTGAGGAGCCTTTTGAATTACGTACAGTTCCCCTATATGATAAGCAATACGATTGAAATCGACTCTGCGAACTTAACAACTG TGTGCTCTCCAAACGGAACTGGATACCAGTGCAAATGCGAGGACCAGCTAGCATGGTCGTACAACACCTGCCTTACATACACATCCTGCGGTAATGACTACAACAATTACTCGTGCGGATGCATCAATGGCTTGCCACCTGACGGAGAGTCCTGCGGGTACATACAGC CTACCATCCCGCCTTCTCCACCCTCTTCTGCTACACCTACACCTACACCAA GCTCTCCAACAACAGAAAACTCTACAGAAACAAATT CTACCACCCTGTCTCCTCCACCCTCTTCTCCTACACCTACACCAA GCTCTCCAACAACAGAAAACTCTACAGAAACAAATT CTACCACCCTGTCTCCTCCACCCTCTTCTCCTACACCTACACCAA GCTTTCCAACAACAGAAAACTCTACAGAAACAAATT CTACCACCCTGTCTCCTCCACCCTCTTCTCCTACACCTACACCAA GCTCTCCAACAACAGAAAACTCTACAGAAGCAAATT CTACCACCCTGTCTCCTCCACCCTCTTCTCCTACACCTACACCAA GCTCTCCAACAACAGAAAACTCTACAGAAGCAAATT CTACCATTCCACCTCCTACACCCTCTTCTGCTACACCTACACCAA GTCCTACAACAACGGAAATCTCTACAGAAACAACTA CTCCTCCAACAACATCCAGTGCAGTAACCCCTA aaTTTCAAGTGGAGATGTCATTTAAAATCTTGGATACTTTCACTACTGACTTACTAGATCCAACAtcagtaaaatatataaaattcaaAGATGACATTCAGAATGCA CTCACAGCAAATTACCAATATTTACCAGGGTTCCTTAGCGTAATTGTCACTGGATTCAG GGCCGGCAGTGTGATCACAGATTTTGTGGTGAATACAAACAATGTGAGCGATGCAGCAATTGTAGCAGCAAACACCCAAATCGTAAAGGATCTTAAGATCAAGGATTACATCATTGATCCAAATTCCTTCCAAGCACTTATTAATG GAACGGAACCCTTCAGTATAACCCCTTCTCCTGTATTATCTGGCAACGTTATGCAGATGAATTGCTCTCCACCAGACGCAATGTCAGTTCAGTCTGTGACATGGAAATTTAATAACAGTCCACTGCCAAATTCTGGAAGATACACAATCATCAATCAGCCACCAACACTTGTGGTCCTGAATGTGAAAACTGATGACAGTG GAGTCTATTCGTGTGTTGTGACGGACAATATTCTGACGTATACCCACCAACAAGTCATTACTATTCAACCACAGCCACCAATAATAAACCTGCCCCTTTCACAAATTTATGTGCGCTGTGGCAATCAGAACATACCCATGAAATGCTGTGTGACGTACAGCACTCCTGGAACACTACAGATAAATTGGCTGGATAATAGTGGAAACCAACTGCCATCTTCATCCG atGTAATGCTGTCTATCAACGAAAGATGCATTACATATACATTGCCTGTTACACAACAAAATTGTGCAAATAAAAAGTTTACTTGCCAGGTtatgaatggaaaaataaatatgacagcAGTGGCTCAACTGAACTTTTTAGCCGCAG gtgcactgctgacctgtAATGACCCACTATATGGCAATGGAACAGACGGAAGCGTAGCTGTTGTAGGTTGCCCTCAGAATTTTGAAGGCAACCTAACTGCAACATGTATTAATAAACAGTGGCAAGTAGCTGACAACTGTGTTCTGAGTGTCATCAAGCAGATAGCAACCGAGTCGGAG AATTTGACGGCTCTTATGGTTCCAGGAATTGCAACCCAGCTAGCAAATGCTGTACAAAGTAATCGACAACAAATACAGGATTCACCTGCAACAGTCTCTGCAGTTGTGAATATTCTCAACAAAATTGCAGAAGTTTCTAAAAACGTTACCGAAGACGTGATACAA AATGTGCTGGagactgtaaatattttagtgTCTCCAAACACAACCAAAACCTGGAGTACattaaacaacaacaacgagAATAAAAACACGAGCGCAAGATTACTGGGATCCATGGAAACCATTTCAGGCTCTCTGGCACAAGACTACATCTCGATAAATAAGGAGAACCTCAACTTACAGAAAACTCTATTTTCACGAAACTTTAGCACAGATCTGAACTCATCTCATATATTAATCCCAGATACAGGTTCTCCCAATGTCACAGCAATCACGACCATTGTCTTCACGACTATGAACATTGTCTTACCAGCAAGAAACAGCACTGAGACCGCAAATACTACAAACAACACAAACGTAATCAACGGAATTGTGATGTTAGTGAAGTCAGACACCATAGTTAAAAACGTGTCCATTagttttaacaaacaaaatacaagtCTGGGCAATCCACAGTGTGTCTTTTGGAACTTCACACTCTTTGGCGAAGCTGGGGGCTGGGACAGCTCAGGCTGCACGGTACTGGATGACAAGAATGACAGCATCACATGTTCCTGCAATCACCTCACTTCTTTCTCCATTTTAATGTCACCATTCATACCTGAAGCAATAAGGATTCTTCTCGATTTCATCACTTACATTGGAGTGAGCATATCATTGCTCAGTCTGGTCTTATGCCTGATTATTGAAGCATTTGTGTGGACTGTAGTGACCAAGAACAGCACAGCATACATGCGCCATGTCTCCATAGTGAACATAGCTGTGTCGCTGCTCATGGCCGATATATGGTTCATGGTTGGAGCGGGGATATCTGATATTGGTCATTCAACGCCTGTGGGTTCTTGTACTGCAGCCACCTTCTTTACTCACTTTTTCTACCTCGCCCTATTCTTCTGGATGCTCATCTCAGctctcctgctcttgtaccgTATGGTCATGGTGTTCTCCGACATGTCAAAGTGCGCCATGATGTCGATTGCCTTCACAGTAGGGTATGGAGCACCCCTTATTATTGCTGTGATAACGATCGCTGTCACCGCACCGCAGCACGGCTACTTCAGGCAGGACAGTGCTTGCTGGCTCAACTGGGCCCAGACCAAGGCCCTCCTGGCTTTTGTGATCCCAGCCTTGACCATTGTTGCAATCAACCTCCTCATCCTGATTGTGGTTCTGGTCAAGATTCTCATGAGGGGTGTGGGTGAGAACCGGCAGCCTGAAGAGAAGAATGCCTTGGTGGTTGTCGCCAGGTGTGTTGTCATTCTGACGCCCCTCTTCGGTCTCACCTGGGGCTTTGGGATTGGCACAATGGTGGCACCGGAAAGTGTTGGATTCCACGTGGTTTTTGCAGTTCTCAACTCATTCCAG GGCTTGTTTATTCTAATATTTGGAACACTTCTAGACAGCAGG GTTCGAGCAGCAATTGTAGGAAGATTTTCATTTGTGCATACTCTCTCTGGACGTACAAGG ACTTCCAGTGGGGGTGCATCCTCATCCAGCAGGTTCTCACGCTTCAGAAGGGAAAGAAGAA ATGCATACAATGTGTCAGATGTTGCAGCCTCAAGTCAGTCTGGTGCTTCTGAGTCTTTTATCAACATTTAG